The following are from one region of the Bacillus methanolicus MGA3 genome:
- a CDS encoding sugar phosphate nucleotidyltransferase, protein MKLILLSGGSGKRLWPLSNESRSKQFLKILPYSDNELESMVQRLWRQLKANQLVDASFISTSKAQVDIIQSQLGTEVPLIIEPERRDTFPAIALASTYFYSTIGVSLDEVITVMPVDPFVENQFFDKVKDLEDVIAQSDKDIALIGVNPTYPSTKYGYIIPDKDKMDHEQLQTFIKVKAFKEKPSEDQAQRLIEQHALWNCGVFAFKLGYMIHQLEKRGMPAHYNELIQHYERLPKISFDYEIVEKAEQIVVIPYNGFWKDLGTWDTLTEDMETNIIGIGSMSEDCSNTHLINELDIPVIVVGASNLVVATSPDGILVSDKAKSHYVKEIVKDFDQRPMFEERRWGWYRVLDYKESVDGTKVLTKRLCVNAGKNISYQYHNKRSEVWVVVSGEGEFVLDGVMSNVKPGDVLNIPVGARHGIKAIKDLEIIEVQMGSQLVEQDIVRLFMSWEEMKKSIENE, encoded by the coding sequence ATGAAGCTTATTTTGTTATCAGGGGGTTCAGGAAAACGACTATGGCCGCTTTCTAATGAATCCAGATCAAAACAGTTTCTAAAGATATTACCATATTCAGATAATGAGTTAGAATCCATGGTTCAGAGGCTTTGGCGACAATTAAAAGCCAATCAATTAGTGGATGCTTCTTTTATTTCGACTAGTAAAGCACAAGTGGATATCATTCAAAGTCAATTGGGAACTGAAGTACCGCTTATCATTGAGCCGGAGCGAAGAGATACTTTTCCGGCAATCGCATTAGCCTCAACGTATTTTTATTCAACCATTGGAGTTAGTTTAGACGAAGTCATAACTGTAATGCCTGTCGATCCATTTGTGGAAAATCAGTTTTTTGATAAGGTCAAAGATTTAGAGGATGTAATTGCACAATCCGATAAGGATATTGCATTAATTGGAGTAAATCCGACTTATCCTTCAACAAAATATGGTTATATCATTCCTGACAAAGATAAAATGGACCATGAGCAGCTGCAAACATTTATAAAAGTAAAAGCTTTTAAGGAAAAACCGTCAGAAGATCAAGCACAGCGTTTGATTGAACAACATGCATTATGGAATTGCGGTGTTTTTGCATTTAAACTGGGCTATATGATTCACCAGCTGGAAAAAAGAGGGATGCCTGCTCATTATAATGAGCTCATTCAACATTACGAAAGGCTGCCGAAAATAAGCTTTGACTATGAAATTGTGGAAAAGGCGGAGCAAATTGTCGTTATTCCATATAATGGTTTTTGGAAGGATTTAGGAACATGGGATACGTTAACAGAGGATATGGAAACTAATATCATCGGCATCGGATCAATGAGTGAAGATTGCAGCAATACGCATTTAATCAATGAATTAGATATTCCCGTCATTGTAGTAGGTGCTTCAAATTTGGTTGTGGCAACAAGTCCTGATGGTATTTTAGTTTCAGATAAAGCGAAAAGCCACTATGTTAAAGAGATTGTAAAAGATTTCGATCAACGGCCAATGTTTGAGGAACGCCGTTGGGGGTGGTATCGAGTTTTGGATTATAAAGAATCTGTTGATGGAACGAAAGTACTGACAAAACGATTATGTGTAAATGCAGGAAAAAATATTAGCTATCAATACCACAATAAACGAAGTGAAGTATGGGTTGTCGTGTCCGGTGAAGGTGAATTTGTGTTGGACGGAGTAATGTCTAATGTAAAACCTGGTGATGTATTGAACATACCAGTTGGCGCAAGACATGGAATCAAAGCGATAAAAGATCTTGAAATTATTGAAGTTCAGATGGGGAGTCAACTTGTAGAACAAGATATTGTTCGTCTTTTTATGTCATGGGAAGAAATGAAAAAATCGATCGAGAATGAGTGA
- a CDS encoding glycosyltransferase family 2 protein, with amino-acid sequence MNFIVGIPYVNRPDLLQRAVDSIKPYWPNTVIIDNSEQQELRNHDISSKVEVFIPPVPLTFTQSMNFIIKKAKENNCDVWMFMHSDAEALPGVADAFLETIKKIQNEGRKWGVIYTYYDTLAAYNMNAQKELGEFDTIFRDYHSDVDYYHRMDILGYERINTEFGDKIIHQNGGSNSINSDPKRLQLTQATFSLYAQYYQTKWGGPGGKEKYKTPFNQ; translated from the coding sequence ATGAATTTTATAGTTGGTATTCCCTATGTTAATCGCCCGGATTTATTACAAAGGGCTGTTGATAGCATAAAGCCATATTGGCCTAACACGGTGATAATTGATAATTCTGAGCAACAGGAGCTTCGGAATCATGACATCTCATCAAAAGTTGAGGTTTTTATTCCTCCAGTTCCTTTAACATTTACTCAATCGATGAATTTTATCATAAAAAAAGCTAAAGAAAATAATTGTGATGTATGGATGTTTATGCATAGTGACGCAGAGGCGCTCCCAGGAGTAGCAGATGCCTTTCTTGAAACGATAAAAAAAATACAAAATGAAGGAAGAAAATGGGGTGTGATTTATACTTATTATGACACTCTTGCAGCATACAATATGAATGCACAGAAAGAATTAGGTGAGTTTGATACTATATTTCGGGATTATCATTCTGATGTAGACTATTATCATAGAATGGATATATTAGGGTATGAAAGGATTAATACGGAATTTGGTGATAAGATTATTCATCAAAATGGAGGAAGTAATTCTATAAATTCAGATCCGAAAAGGTTACAATTGACGCAAGCGACATTTTCTCTTTATGCACAATATTATCAAACGAAATGGGGAGGTCCTGGGGGAAAAGAAAAGTATAAAACTCCATTTAACCAGTAG